In Falco biarmicus isolate bFalBia1 chromosome 5, bFalBia1.pri, whole genome shotgun sequence, a single genomic region encodes these proteins:
- the PHTF2 gene encoding protein PHTF2 isoform X2, whose amino-acid sequence MASKVTDAIVWYQKKIGAYDQQIWEKSVEQREIKGLRNKPKKTGHVKPDLIDVDLVRGSAFAKAKPESPWTSLTRKGIVRVVFFPFFYRWWLQVTSRVIFFWLLVLYLLQVAAVVLFYTAQSPHNIPLTEVIGPIWLMLLLGTVHCQIVSTRTPKPPPSTGGKRRRSKKAKNSIDKSTETDNGYVSLDGKKTGKSSEECVQAQERRCEVIKPEESGWSTATVRDAFSNYSHHKDTHRTVTNLSDEVSSEEGPETGYSLRRNVERTSSDCTLRNRKSHHYKKHCPLEDTPKSGTSCSSRCSSSRQDSESARPESETEDVLWEDLLHRAECHSSCTSETDVESPQVNPCVKKEYRDDPFHQSHLPWIHSLNPGLEKISAIVWEGNDCKKADMSVLEISGMIMNRVNSYIPGIGYQIFGNIISLILGLMPFVFRLSQAKDLEQLATHSATELCMTAFGSNGDILVLSMVVISFVVRVSLVWIFFFLLCVAERTYKQRLLFAKLFGHLTSARRARKSEVPHFRLKKVQNIKMWLSLRSYLKRRGPQRSVDVIVSSAFLLTISVVFICCAQLLHMHEIFLECHYNWELIIWCISLTLFLLRFVTLGSETSKKYSNTSILLTEQINLYLKMEKKPNKKEELTLVNNVLKLATKLLKELDSPFRLYGLTMNPLLYNITQVVILSAVSGVISDLLGFNLKLWKIKS is encoded by the exons gatctgCTTTTGCTAAAGCAAAACCTGAAAGTCCTTGGACATCTCTGACCCGCAAAGGAATCGTGAGAGTTGTTTTCTTTCCGTTCTTCTACAGGTGGTGGCTACAAGTGACGTCAAGGGTCATCTTTTTCTGGCTGCTTGTTCTTTACCTTCTTCAAG tTGCTGCTGTAGTGTTATTCTATACAGCCCAAAGCCCACATAATATACCTCTGACTGAAGTAATTGGGCCAATATGGCTAATGTTGCTACTTGGAACTGTGCATTGTCAGATTGTTTCAACACGAACTCCTAAGCCACCTCCCAGCACAGGGGGTAAAAGAAGAAG AtctaagaaagcaaaaaactcAATAGATAAATCCACTGAGACTGATAATGGCTACGTGTCCCTTGATGGGAAAAAGACAGGTAAAAGCAGTGAAGAATGTGTGCAGGCCCAGGAACGTCGGTGTGAAGTGATTAAGCCAGAAGAGTCAGGGTGGAGCACTGCAACAGTGAGAGATGCCTTCAGCAATTACAGTCATCACAAA GATACTCACAGGACTGTGACAAATTTATCAGATGAAGTTTCTAGTGAGGAAGGGCCTGAAACTGGATATTCTTTACGTCGCAATGTAGAACGCACTTCCAGTGATTGTACACTTCGAAACAGGAAATCTCACCATTATAAGAAGCACTGTCCTCTGGAG gacACACCTAAATCAGGTACTAGCTGCAGTTCTCGATGTTCAAGCTCCAGACAAGATTCTGAGAGTGCGAGACCAGAATCAGAAACTGAAGATGTGCTGTGGGAGGACCTCTTACACCGTGCGGAGTGCCACTCTTCCTGTACCAGTGAGACAGATGTAGAAAGCCCTCAAGTGAATCCATGTGTGAAGAAAGAATACAGAGATGACCCATTTCATCAG AGTCATTTGCCTTGGATCCACAGTTTGAATCCAGGACTAGAAAAAATAAGTGCAATTGTATGGGAGGGTAATGACTGCAAGAAAGCAGATATGTCTGTGCTCGAAATCAGTGGTATGATAATGAACAGA gTGAACAGCTATATACCAGGAATTGGTTATCAGATTTTTGGAAACATCATATCTTTAATCTTGGGTTTAATGCCATTTGTCTTTCGACTTTCCCAAGCTAAAGACTTGGAACAACTAGCTACACATTCTGCCACTGAACTTTGTATGACTGCATTTGGATCAAATGGAGATATTCTGGTTCTCTCAATGGTGGTTATAAGTTTTGTGGTCCGTGTCTCTCTAgtgtggattttcttttttctgctgtgtgtaGCTGAGAGGACGTATAAACAG agGCTACTTTTTGCCAAACTTTTTGGTCACCTAACATCTGCCAGAAGGGCAAGAAAATCCGAGGTTCCTCACTTCCGTTTGAAGAAagtacaaaatataaaaatgtggCTTTCTCTCAGGTCCTATCTAAAG CGTCGAGGTCCTCAACGCTCAGTTGATGTAATAGTTTCATCTGCTTTCCTACTGACTATCTCAGTTGTGTTTATCTGTTGTGCACAG CTGCTTCACATGCATGAGATCTTCCTTGAGTGTCACTACAATTGGGAACTCATAATTTGGTGCATTTCACTAACTCTTTTTCTCTTAAGATTTGTTACTCTTGGATCTGAAACCAGTAAAAAGTACAGCAATACCTCAATATTACTTACTGAGCAG aTAAACTTGTActtgaaaatggagaaaaagccTAACAAGAAGGAGGAGCTGACACTAGTgaacaatgttttaaaacttgctACTAAGTTATTGAAG GAACTGGACAGTCCCTTCAGGTTGTATGGGCTTACAATGAATCCACTGCTTTATAATATCACCCAAGTTGTTATCTTGTCAGCTGTTTCTGGTGTCATCAGTGACTTGCTTGGATTTAATCTAAAG CTCTGGAAGATCAAATCTTGA
- the PHTF2 gene encoding protein PHTF2 isoform X1, with product MASKVTDAIVWYQKKIGAYDQQIWEKSVEQREIKGLRNKPKKTGHVKPDLIDVDLVRGSAFAKAKPESPWTSLTRKGIVRVVFFPFFYRWWLQVTSRVIFFWLLVLYLLQVAAVVLFYTAQSPHNIPLTEVIGPIWLMLLLGTVHCQIVSTRTPKPPPSTGGKRRRKLRKAAHLEVHREGDGSSTTDNTQEGTVQSYGTSTSCSIGAVFRDIWHAAFFLSGSKKAKNSIDKSTETDNGYVSLDGKKTGKSSEECVQAQERRCEVIKPEESGWSTATVRDAFSNYSHHKDTHRTVTNLSDEVSSEEGPETGYSLRRNVERTSSDCTLRNRKSHHYKKHCPLEDTPKSGTSCSSRCSSSRQDSESARPESETEDVLWEDLLHRAECHSSCTSETDVESPQVNPCVKKEYRDDPFHQSHLPWIHSLNPGLEKISAIVWEGNDCKKADMSVLEISGMIMNRVNSYIPGIGYQIFGNIISLILGLMPFVFRLSQAKDLEQLATHSATELCMTAFGSNGDILVLSMVVISFVVRVSLVWIFFFLLCVAERTYKQRLLFAKLFGHLTSARRARKSEVPHFRLKKVQNIKMWLSLRSYLKRRGPQRSVDVIVSSAFLLTISVVFICCAQLLHMHEIFLECHYNWELIIWCISLTLFLLRFVTLGSETSKKYSNTSILLTEQINLYLKMEKKPNKKEELTLVNNVLKLATKLLKELDSPFRLYGLTMNPLLYNITQVVILSAVSGVISDLLGFNLKLWKIKS from the exons gatctgCTTTTGCTAAAGCAAAACCTGAAAGTCCTTGGACATCTCTGACCCGCAAAGGAATCGTGAGAGTTGTTTTCTTTCCGTTCTTCTACAGGTGGTGGCTACAAGTGACGTCAAGGGTCATCTTTTTCTGGCTGCTTGTTCTTTACCTTCTTCAAG tTGCTGCTGTAGTGTTATTCTATACAGCCCAAAGCCCACATAATATACCTCTGACTGAAGTAATTGGGCCAATATGGCTAATGTTGCTACTTGGAACTGTGCATTGTCAGATTGTTTCAACACGAACTCCTAAGCCACCTCCCAGCACAGGGGGTAAAAGAAGAAG GAAATTAAGGAAAGCAGCACATTTGGAAGTACATAGGGAAGGAGATGGCTCTAGTACCACAGATAACACACAGGAGGGAACAGTGCAGAGCTACGGTACAAGCACCTCTTGCAGTATTGGCGCTGTCTTCAGAGATATCTGgcatgctgctttctttttatcagG AtctaagaaagcaaaaaactcAATAGATAAATCCACTGAGACTGATAATGGCTACGTGTCCCTTGATGGGAAAAAGACAGGTAAAAGCAGTGAAGAATGTGTGCAGGCCCAGGAACGTCGGTGTGAAGTGATTAAGCCAGAAGAGTCAGGGTGGAGCACTGCAACAGTGAGAGATGCCTTCAGCAATTACAGTCATCACAAA GATACTCACAGGACTGTGACAAATTTATCAGATGAAGTTTCTAGTGAGGAAGGGCCTGAAACTGGATATTCTTTACGTCGCAATGTAGAACGCACTTCCAGTGATTGTACACTTCGAAACAGGAAATCTCACCATTATAAGAAGCACTGTCCTCTGGAG gacACACCTAAATCAGGTACTAGCTGCAGTTCTCGATGTTCAAGCTCCAGACAAGATTCTGAGAGTGCGAGACCAGAATCAGAAACTGAAGATGTGCTGTGGGAGGACCTCTTACACCGTGCGGAGTGCCACTCTTCCTGTACCAGTGAGACAGATGTAGAAAGCCCTCAAGTGAATCCATGTGTGAAGAAAGAATACAGAGATGACCCATTTCATCAG AGTCATTTGCCTTGGATCCACAGTTTGAATCCAGGACTAGAAAAAATAAGTGCAATTGTATGGGAGGGTAATGACTGCAAGAAAGCAGATATGTCTGTGCTCGAAATCAGTGGTATGATAATGAACAGA gTGAACAGCTATATACCAGGAATTGGTTATCAGATTTTTGGAAACATCATATCTTTAATCTTGGGTTTAATGCCATTTGTCTTTCGACTTTCCCAAGCTAAAGACTTGGAACAACTAGCTACACATTCTGCCACTGAACTTTGTATGACTGCATTTGGATCAAATGGAGATATTCTGGTTCTCTCAATGGTGGTTATAAGTTTTGTGGTCCGTGTCTCTCTAgtgtggattttcttttttctgctgtgtgtaGCTGAGAGGACGTATAAACAG agGCTACTTTTTGCCAAACTTTTTGGTCACCTAACATCTGCCAGAAGGGCAAGAAAATCCGAGGTTCCTCACTTCCGTTTGAAGAAagtacaaaatataaaaatgtggCTTTCTCTCAGGTCCTATCTAAAG CGTCGAGGTCCTCAACGCTCAGTTGATGTAATAGTTTCATCTGCTTTCCTACTGACTATCTCAGTTGTGTTTATCTGTTGTGCACAG CTGCTTCACATGCATGAGATCTTCCTTGAGTGTCACTACAATTGGGAACTCATAATTTGGTGCATTTCACTAACTCTTTTTCTCTTAAGATTTGTTACTCTTGGATCTGAAACCAGTAAAAAGTACAGCAATACCTCAATATTACTTACTGAGCAG aTAAACTTGTActtgaaaatggagaaaaagccTAACAAGAAGGAGGAGCTGACACTAGTgaacaatgttttaaaacttgctACTAAGTTATTGAAG GAACTGGACAGTCCCTTCAGGTTGTATGGGCTTACAATGAATCCACTGCTTTATAATATCACCCAAGTTGTTATCTTGTCAGCTGTTTCTGGTGTCATCAGTGACTTGCTTGGATTTAATCTAAAG CTCTGGAAGATCAAATCTTGA